The Leptospira stimsonii DNA segment CGGAAAGAGCGGTTAATTCTTCGAGAGCTTTTTTCTCTTCTTCCGGTTTTGGGGGAGTTCCATGCCAGCCAGGATTGTTTTCCATAAAAGAAACACCTTTACCGAGCACCGTGTTGAACAAAATGATCGTGGGAGAACCTTTGTGAAGTTTTGCTTTTTCAAATGCTTGTATGATCTGCTCGATATTATGGCCGTCGGCTTCTAAGACGTTCCAACCGAAGGAAAGAAATTTCTCATTGAGAGGTTCGAGATTCATTACATCTTTCGTAAATCCGTCGATCTGAATTCCATTCTTATCCATAAAAGCGATCAGGTTGTCCAATTTATAGTGCGCGCCGGACTGAGCCGCTTCCCAAGTCATTCCTTCTCCACACTCTCCATCGGAAATACAAGTGTAGATTTTATGATTTTGTTTTTTCAATCTTGCCCCGAGCGCAAGACCTACGGAAACGGAAAGGCCTTGTCCCAGGGAACCGGAAGAACTTTCAATACCTTTCATGTAGCGCGTTGAAGGATGGCCCTGCAAATTACTATTCAATTTCCGGAAAGTAAGAAGTTCTTCGACCGGGAAGTAGCCGGAATGAGCCATAGCGGCGTAACGGATCGCGCAGACATGACCGTTGGAAAGAATTAATCGATCTCTTTCTTCCCAATCCGGATTGGAAGGTTTGTGATTTAGAATTTTCTTATATAACACTGCGTAAATATCGGCGAGACCGAGAGGTCCGCCCGGGTGTCCGGAATTTGCGGCGGTGACCATACGGATCACGCTCTTTCTGAGTTCGTTGGCGAAATTCTTAAGTTCGTTGATTTCGTTCATATTCTTCCTATGTGATTGCGATAAAGATTTCCAACCTCGGTGAGAGGTGCCGAAAGAAGGTCAGTTCGTAGAACGAAACAGAACCAGGCCGGAAAGGAAAATCACGGTGTATAGAGGAAGGAAAATATAGTGTAGTTTTCTGTGAAATTCTTTTTTTCGAGCGATTCCGGACCATGCCATCAGAAGCATCAAAATCAAAGTAAGCGCGGCAAAAGCTCTGTGGGTGTCGATGATCCAACGATCGACTGTAGGAACGATTCCCGCATTTTCCAAACCGCCTCCGAGGTATTTTGTGTACAAAAGACCGACGGCCGTGATCAGGTTGATAGCGGTTCCTATCAAATTAAAAATTCGATGCAGGAGATTCTTTCTAAAACGAAAATAATAACCCGCGTAAAAGCTAAGGAGGGAGATCGCCATTCCGACATTGATTAGGGTTAAAATCATTTCATTCCATTTTCGGTAGAGTTCCGACCATTCGAAACTCTTTTTCAGACCCTTCTCCGAAGAAAGAGGGAAATTCTTCCAATCTCAGCATCCGTTCCTTCGTTTCCATCTGCACTTTCGTCGAGAAGATCCGCCTTGGATTTTTTATTTGACCAAGGAAAAGAGCGCGAAATACTGGTTTTCATAGTAAAATTGCTGCCTTAGCTCAATTGGTAGAGCATCTGATTTGTAATCAGACGGTTGTGGGTTCGATTCCTATAGGCAGCTAATTTCTCTTCGGGTAGGTACTCAAGTGGCCAACGAGGGCAGACTGTAAATCTGCTGACTATGTCTTCGAAGGTTCGAATCCTTCCCTGCCCAATGTTATCTCTCAATTATTCAATAAGAACTTAATAGACAAAAACGAA contains these protein-coding regions:
- a CDS encoding transketolase, yielding MNEINELKNFANELRKSVIRMVTAANSGHPGGPLGLADIYAVLYKKILNHKPSNPDWEERDRLILSNGHVCAIRYAAMAHSGYFPVEELLTFRKLNSNLQGHPSTRYMKGIESSSGSLGQGLSVSVGLALGARLKKQNHKIYTCISDGECGEGMTWEAAQSGAHYKLDNLIAFMDKNGIQIDGFTKDVMNLEPLNEKFLSFGWNVLEADGHNIEQIIQAFEKAKLHKGSPTIILFNTVLGKGVSFMENNPGWHGTPPKPEEEKKALEELTALSV